A window of Terriglobus sp. RCC_193 contains these coding sequences:
- a CDS encoding bifunctional (p)ppGpp synthetase/guanosine-3',5'-bis(diphosphate) 3'-pyrophosphohydrolase, which produces MDLPQASPANPGNSDPSSSDSGRNLEAAVPALTPLSPQDSHRRAPTLPVANGIEAMLEMDNAANLAEPEGSLTPAETTPAPQPSGNPRSAQYLPTFPAALTTQIDADFETLLETVHDARPADDLEIIRAAWLFCLSQHEGQKRASGEPYVIHPLEVGQVLAEMKMDSTAIAAGLLHDAVEDTDVSTQEISRRFGPQVAHIVEGVTKLDRIKFANKEDHQAENIRKMLLAMVSDIRVVLIKMADRLHNMRTLAHLKPEKQTRIAKETLEIYAPLAHRLGMGKLRGEFEDLAFQYVDPERYLQLAQDVEMLRNRGGSEFLSTIADRLNLELTRHGLPGRVEFRIKRLYSINSKLQAHAAEGGSPELNSVHDLFAVRVITQTVQDCYAILGLLHSIWRPVPGRIKDFIAMPRPNLYQSLHTTLVGEGGYQFEVQIRTEEMHRIAEDGIAAHWKYKANETVNAKDEQRLAWVRQLMEWQKEMTDPNEFMSTLKIDLYPEEVYTFTPKGKVVVLPKDATPIDFAYTIHTEVGHSTTGAKVNGRIVPLRHRLRNGDIVEITTQTGHTPSRDWLSFVKSSRARNKIKHWLNEHQRERAIEIGRKLLEREARKFKVSLHKVSDEDYTRAANDYGLGNAADLLGAIGFGKYSARQTLNKLVPGSTTGHNAEGHESNEQRAAGATSSTGTGINSGAPAGPGNTLAGMSDAIKRVYFGKGSESLQVEGQNDLLVYRARCCNPIRGEEIVGYVTRGKGVAVHARSCPNVQNLLYESDRRINVEWAPEAPSAAGGPKPTRYPVRLIITCDDRSGMLKELTAIISDDDTNIRSVDSRANDDGTTATVEFVVETLDLRHLNKLTVDLRRVPGVREVQRVSKI; this is translated from the coding sequence ATGGACCTGCCGCAGGCGTCTCCTGCGAATCCCGGAAATTCTGACCCCTCCTCGAGCGACTCCGGTCGCAATCTCGAGGCGGCTGTACCCGCGCTCACGCCGCTGTCGCCGCAGGATTCCCATCGCCGTGCGCCAACTCTTCCCGTCGCCAACGGCATCGAAGCCATGCTGGAGATGGACAACGCTGCGAATCTCGCCGAACCCGAAGGCTCGCTGACGCCCGCAGAAACCACGCCAGCGCCGCAGCCCTCCGGCAACCCGCGGTCCGCGCAATACCTCCCAACCTTCCCCGCCGCGCTCACCACGCAGATCGACGCGGACTTCGAAACCCTCCTCGAAACCGTCCACGACGCGCGCCCCGCCGACGACCTCGAAATCATCCGCGCCGCATGGCTCTTCTGTCTCTCGCAACACGAAGGCCAGAAGCGCGCCTCCGGCGAACCCTACGTCATCCATCCCCTCGAAGTCGGCCAGGTCCTTGCCGAAATGAAGATGGACTCCACCGCCATCGCCGCAGGCCTCCTCCACGACGCCGTCGAAGACACCGACGTCTCCACCCAGGAGATCTCCCGTCGCTTCGGCCCCCAGGTCGCGCACATCGTCGAAGGCGTCACCAAGCTCGACCGCATCAAGTTCGCGAACAAGGAAGACCACCAGGCCGAGAACATCCGCAAGATGCTCCTCGCGATGGTCTCGGACATCCGCGTCGTCCTCATCAAGATGGCGGACCGCCTGCACAACATGCGCACCCTCGCGCACCTGAAGCCGGAAAAGCAGACGCGCATCGCCAAAGAGACCCTCGAAATCTACGCGCCACTCGCCCACCGCCTCGGCATGGGTAAGCTCCGCGGCGAATTCGAAGACCTCGCCTTCCAGTACGTCGATCCCGAACGCTACCTCCAGCTCGCGCAGGACGTCGAGATGCTCCGCAACCGCGGCGGCTCCGAATTCCTCAGCACCATCGCGGACCGCCTCAACCTCGAGCTCACCCGTCACGGCCTCCCCGGCCGCGTCGAGTTCCGTATCAAGCGCCTCTACTCCATCAACTCCAAGCTGCAGGCGCACGCCGCCGAGGGCGGATCACCCGAACTCAATTCCGTCCACGACCTCTTCGCCGTCCGCGTCATCACGCAGACCGTGCAGGACTGCTACGCAATCCTCGGCCTCCTCCACAGCATCTGGCGCCCCGTCCCCGGCCGCATCAAGGACTTCATCGCCATGCCGCGCCCCAACCTCTACCAGTCGCTGCACACCACGCTCGTAGGGGAAGGCGGCTACCAGTTTGAAGTCCAGATCCGTACCGAGGAGATGCACCGCATCGCCGAAGACGGCATCGCCGCCCACTGGAAATACAAGGCCAACGAAACCGTCAACGCCAAGGACGAGCAGCGCCTCGCCTGGGTCCGCCAGCTCATGGAATGGCAGAAGGAGATGACCGACCCCAACGAGTTCATGTCGACCCTCAAGATCGACCTGTACCCCGAAGAGGTCTACACCTTCACCCCCAAGGGCAAAGTCGTCGTCCTGCCCAAAGACGCCACCCCCATCGACTTCGCCTACACCATCCACACGGAAGTCGGCCACTCCACCACCGGCGCCAAGGTCAACGGCCGCATCGTCCCCCTGCGCCACCGTCTCCGCAACGGCGACATCGTCGAAATCACCACGCAGACCGGCCACACGCCCTCGCGCGACTGGCTCAGCTTCGTCAAGTCCTCACGTGCCCGCAACAAGATCAAGCACTGGCTCAACGAGCATCAGCGCGAACGCGCCATTGAGATAGGTCGTAAGTTACTTGAGCGCGAAGCCCGTAAGTTCAAAGTAAGTCTGCATAAGGTATCTGACGAGGATTACACTCGCGCCGCCAACGACTACGGCCTCGGCAACGCAGCCGACTTACTCGGAGCCATCGGCTTCGGTAAGTACAGCGCACGCCAAACGCTGAATAAGTTAGTCCCCGGCAGCACCACCGGCCACAACGCCGAAGGCCACGAGAGCAACGAACAACGAGCAGCGGGAGCAACGAGCAGTACCGGCACGGGTATCAATTCCGGCGCACCCGCCGGCCCCGGAAACACCCTCGCCGGCATGTCCGACGCCATCAAGCGCGTCTACTTCGGCAAAGGTTCTGAGTCACTCCAGGTCGAAGGTCAGAACGACTTACTCGTCTACCGCGCCCGTTGTTGTAACCCCATCCGCGGCGAAGAAATCGTGGGCTATGTCACCAGGGGCAAAGGCGTCGCCGTCCACGCCCGAAGCTGTCCCAACGTCCAGAACTTGTTATACGAGAGCGACCGCCGCATCAACGTCGAATGGGCCCCTGAAGCCCCCAGCGCAGCAGGCGGCCCCAAGCCCACCCGCTACCCCGTCCGCCTCATCATCACCTGCGACGACCGCAGCGGCATGCTCAAAGAACTAACGGCCATCATCTCCGACGACGACACCAACATCCGCTCCGTCGACAGCCGAGCCAACGACGACGGCACTACAGCCACCGTCGAATTCGTAGTAGAGACGCTCGACCTACGCCACCTGAACAAACTCACCGTAGACCTAAGAAGAGTCCCAGGCGTCCGCGAAGTCCAACGCGTCTCGAAAATCTAA
- a CDS encoding transposase produces MKATDRADNFGTYFVTVNCASKRRLFHMERNAALMFEVLQQYREHYKLHSFVIMPDHLHVLLTPSSTLERSMQLIKGGFSFRYHKEFGGLRDVWQKRYTDHRCRDISDFETHKRYIEMNPVVAGLCEKAEEYAWSSVSSRLCGGDSLRG; encoded by the coding sequence ATGAAGGCTACGGATCGCGCAGATAACTTCGGGACTTACTTTGTTACGGTGAATTGCGCTTCGAAGCGGCGCCTATTTCACATGGAGCGGAATGCGGCGTTGATGTTTGAAGTGCTTCAGCAGTATCGGGAGCACTATAAGCTGCATTCGTTTGTGATCATGCCGGATCATCTGCATGTGTTGTTGACGCCTTCGAGTACGTTGGAGCGCTCGATGCAGTTGATTAAGGGTGGCTTTTCGTTTCGGTATCACAAGGAGTTTGGTGGGCTACGGGATGTTTGGCAGAAGCGGTATACGGATCATCGCTGCCGGGACATCTCGGATTTTGAGACTCATAAGCGGTATATCGAGATGAATCCGGTGGTGGCGGGGCTTTGTGAGAAGGCGGAGGAGTATGCGTGGTCTTCCGTTAGCTCCCGGTTGTGTGGGGGAGATTCCCTCCGGGGCTAA
- a CDS encoding DUF2314 domain-containing protein: protein MPEDDENLVAVSGDNDAMYAAINEARATFRQFLDQFFAQRPNQTSFLVKICFEDGDAVEHVWMADLDLASDPPTGVVANEPQISTLTYMQRVPINLSQLSDWMYFEDECLVGGFTTRALSSSTRGN from the coding sequence ATGCCTGAGGATGATGAGAACCTTGTAGCGGTGTCCGGTGACAACGACGCCATGTACGCTGCGATTAACGAGGCTCGCGCCACTTTTCGCCAATTTCTAGATCAGTTCTTTGCGCAGAGACCCAATCAAACGTCGTTCCTGGTGAAAATCTGTTTTGAAGACGGCGATGCTGTTGAGCATGTCTGGATGGCTGATCTCGATCTTGCGTCCGATCCTCCGACCGGTGTTGTTGCGAACGAACCTCAAATATCAACGCTGACGTATATGCAGCGGGTGCCAATCAATCTTTCGCAACTGAGCGACTGGATGTATTTCGAGGACGAGTGCCTGGTTGGTGGGTTTACGACGAGGGCGCTAAGTTCGAGTACGCGGGGGAATTGA
- a CDS encoding SGNH/GDSL hydrolase family protein: MRLSLAAPLFVLASLLPAAGFAQKDSDWVGTWTSAAMPLAQPSDKVKLPLGYDDVAVRQVVHISQGGKRLRVAFTNEFGTTPLHIRAAHMAFLAAGSKILPATDKALTFAGNPEITIAPGQFAYSDAVKETVPTFSDVVITTAIPTQTMPTITYHSLGMTTTWFAPGGDVAAPEFESPDVAVPSVLKTSSWYFLKDVEVDKARHSAAIVTIGDSITDGARSTPDMNRRWPDQLAPLLAANKKTRRLGILNVGISGNRVLKFGAGPSALDRFDRDVVKQPGAKYVVLMDGINDIGNMHRAPVDAITEKEMLDAYTTLANKAHAAGLKIIAATLTPYEGAKYYSEDGEQIREHLNTFFRTSKLFDGVIDFDKIIADPQHPLQFNPKYDSGDHLHPSDAGYMAMAAGIDLKLFRK, from the coding sequence ATGCGACTTTCTCTTGCTGCGCCGTTGTTTGTCCTGGCCTCTCTTCTGCCTGCTGCTGGATTTGCTCAGAAAGATTCGGATTGGGTGGGTACCTGGACCAGCGCGGCGATGCCTCTGGCGCAGCCCTCTGACAAGGTCAAGCTGCCGCTGGGGTATGACGATGTGGCCGTGCGTCAAGTCGTACACATTAGTCAAGGGGGCAAGCGGCTGCGTGTTGCCTTTACCAACGAGTTCGGCACTACACCGCTGCACATTCGCGCGGCGCACATGGCGTTTCTGGCGGCGGGATCGAAGATTCTCCCCGCAACGGATAAGGCCCTTACCTTCGCGGGGAACCCGGAGATCACCATTGCTCCCGGCCAGTTTGCCTATTCCGATGCCGTTAAGGAGACGGTGCCGACCTTCTCCGATGTCGTGATCACGACTGCCATTCCGACGCAGACGATGCCGACGATTACTTATCACTCGCTTGGAATGACGACGACGTGGTTTGCGCCAGGCGGCGATGTGGCAGCGCCGGAGTTTGAGTCTCCAGACGTAGCGGTGCCGAGCGTTCTTAAGACGAGTTCCTGGTACTTCCTGAAGGACGTCGAAGTGGATAAGGCGAGGCATTCCGCCGCCATCGTTACCATCGGCGATTCCATTACGGATGGTGCGCGGTCTACTCCGGATATGAATCGGCGGTGGCCGGATCAGCTTGCTCCTCTGTTAGCTGCCAATAAGAAGACCAGGCGGCTTGGCATCCTGAATGTGGGCATTAGCGGGAACCGCGTGCTGAAGTTCGGCGCGGGGCCCAGTGCGCTGGACCGCTTTGACCGGGATGTGGTGAAGCAGCCTGGGGCGAAGTACGTGGTGCTGATGGATGGGATCAACGACATTGGCAACATGCATCGTGCGCCTGTGGACGCGATCACTGAGAAGGAGATGCTGGACGCTTATACGACGCTGGCCAACAAGGCGCATGCCGCGGGGTTGAAGATCATTGCCGCGACGCTGACGCCGTATGAAGGTGCGAAGTATTACAGCGAAGATGGCGAACAGATACGCGAGCATCTGAACACGTTCTTCCGCACCAGCAAGCTGTTCGATGGTGTGATCGACTTCGACAAGATCATTGCCGATCCGCAGCATCCGCTGCAGTTCAACCCGAAGTATGATTCAGGCGATCATCTTCATCCTTCGGACGCTGGTTATATGGCGATGGCTGCGGGAATTGACCTGAAACTGTTCCGCAAATAG
- a CDS encoding cell division protein FtsQ/DivIB has product MRKLQKNGGAVAAVLDDEDAVALRPEPVPFRRPAVESVRPRREMVDDFAEDADTEAFLRASGRNRRIRRGLIPRTRNGWIIAGVSVGLSLGVLAAGCYAVLHYMTTSDTFRITSSQQMELDGNSHLSRAQMLSVFGEDVDRNIFHVPLEERRTQLEQMPWVEHATVMRLLPNRLRVHVTERVPVAYLRQGGDIGLIDASGVVLDIPPDAPGNARYTFPVITGIKTADAAASRQQKMQLYAAFLKDLDSDGKDTSAQLSEVDLSDPEDVKALIPYSNQDVMVHFGTQDFLKRFHKFQEHIAEWHTTYPRLNGVDMRYERQVVLQMPTKDSTVVNGPAAPNVASAQDAAPAQKSVPVQVAKANVPVKASAPAAKAPAVNMPAKSVEPKPHAPAAHKTSAKAQEKEAATRKRVEAIKAWMAKREKARSATKTTAKTE; this is encoded by the coding sequence ATGCGGAAGCTTCAAAAGAATGGCGGCGCAGTCGCTGCAGTCCTCGATGACGAGGACGCCGTGGCCTTGCGCCCCGAACCCGTCCCCTTCCGCCGTCCTGCGGTTGAATCCGTGCGTCCACGTCGTGAGATGGTGGACGACTTTGCCGAAGACGCCGACACAGAGGCCTTCCTCCGCGCCAGCGGGCGTAATCGTCGCATTCGTCGCGGCCTGATTCCCAGGACACGCAATGGCTGGATCATTGCGGGCGTTTCCGTCGGTCTGTCGCTGGGCGTACTTGCCGCAGGATGCTATGCCGTCCTGCATTACATGACCACCAGCGATACCTTTCGCATCACTTCCTCGCAGCAGATGGAGCTGGATGGCAACAGCCATCTCTCGCGCGCCCAGATGCTCAGCGTCTTTGGTGAAGATGTGGATCGCAATATCTTCCACGTTCCACTCGAAGAACGGCGGACGCAACTGGAGCAGATGCCGTGGGTAGAACATGCCACGGTGATGCGGCTGCTGCCAAATCGCCTGCGAGTGCATGTCACGGAGCGCGTTCCTGTTGCCTACCTGCGACAGGGTGGGGATATTGGCTTGATCGATGCCAGCGGTGTGGTGCTGGATATTCCGCCGGACGCTCCCGGCAACGCACGCTATACCTTCCCCGTCATCACAGGAATTAAAACAGCGGATGCGGCAGCATCACGCCAGCAGAAGATGCAGCTTTATGCGGCATTCCTGAAGGATCTGGACTCGGATGGCAAGGATACGTCGGCGCAGTTGAGCGAGGTGGACCTCTCCGATCCTGAGGATGTGAAGGCGCTGATCCCCTATAGCAATCAGGATGTAATGGTGCACTTTGGCACGCAGGACTTCCTGAAGCGCTTCCATAAGTTTCAGGAACACATTGCAGAGTGGCACACCACGTATCCCCGCCTGAATGGTGTGGACATGCGTTACGAACGGCAGGTTGTACTGCAGATGCCAACCAAGGACTCTACCGTCGTGAACGGGCCTGCGGCTCCGAATGTCGCTTCAGCACAGGATGCTGCACCCGCACAGAAGAGTGTGCCTGTCCAGGTGGCGAAGGCCAATGTTCCGGTGAAAGCGTCTGCTCCCGCGGCAAAAGCACCAGCAGTGAACATGCCCGCAAAGTCAGTAGAGCCGAAGCCCCATGCGCCTGCCGCACACAAGACATCCGCAAAGGCACAGGAAAAGGAAGCCGCCACGCGCAAACGTGTGGAAGCGATCAAAGCATGGATGGCAAAGCGGGAGAAAGCCCGCAGCGCCACAAAGACAACGGCGAAGACTGAGTAG
- the ftsA gene encoding cell division protein FtsA — translation MKEKNDNLITVLDAGSQKSCVLVAELQDGVLRYRGHGIERSKGMRKGLIAELGPAADAINRAALTAERMTRIGIETAVVGIGGTHVKGINSRGGISMGSRMREITREEVRAAVDRARSVALPADREILHLLPQEFILDDQPGIHDPIGMVGTKLEVNLHLSTCSGGVAQSVVTCANRAGLEVVDTVYEGIASAESVLSADERELGVCLADIGASTTEMVVFFEGSVAHTAVLPIGGDHFTNDLAVGLHVSTEEAEQLKLMYGNCVVTSVPSLNEIEVGGNLSTGGSTAPRLVRQRFLAEILEPRARELFTMLRDNLRQGGVLEALGTGAVLTGGGAKLAGLLDVAESLLRTPARVGSPVPLSRMPQELAGPEFATAIGMLLYTHRTQVRRASEEMGLKQKLKSLFAGSF, via the coding sequence GTGAAAGAGAAGAACGACAACCTGATCACCGTACTGGACGCCGGCAGCCAGAAGAGCTGTGTGCTGGTGGCGGAGTTGCAGGACGGCGTGCTGCGTTATCGCGGCCACGGGATTGAACGTTCCAAAGGCATGCGCAAGGGACTGATTGCGGAGCTTGGCCCCGCGGCCGATGCCATCAACCGTGCAGCCCTGACCGCCGAGCGCATGACGCGGATCGGCATTGAAACGGCCGTCGTCGGCATTGGCGGGACGCACGTAAAGGGCATCAATTCACGTGGCGGTATCTCCATGGGAAGCCGCATGCGAGAGATCACGCGCGAAGAAGTGCGCGCTGCCGTGGATCGCGCACGTTCCGTAGCACTGCCCGCAGATCGCGAGATTCTGCACCTGTTACCGCAGGAATTCATCCTGGATGATCAGCCCGGCATTCACGATCCCATCGGCATGGTGGGCACCAAGCTGGAAGTGAATCTGCATCTCTCCACCTGCAGCGGAGGCGTGGCCCAGAGCGTGGTGACATGTGCCAACCGCGCCGGTCTCGAAGTGGTGGACACGGTTTATGAAGGTATCGCTTCGGCTGAATCTGTTCTCAGCGCCGACGAACGCGAACTGGGCGTTTGCCTTGCTGACATTGGAGCCAGCACTACGGAAATGGTGGTGTTCTTTGAGGGATCGGTGGCACATACCGCCGTCCTGCCCATTGGCGGCGATCACTTTACGAATGACCTTGCCGTCGGCCTGCACGTGAGCACAGAAGAGGCCGAGCAGCTGAAGTTGATGTATGGCAACTGCGTTGTGACGAGCGTCCCCTCGCTGAATGAGATTGAGGTCGGTGGCAACCTGTCTACCGGCGGCTCGACAGCGCCACGGCTTGTCCGCCAGCGCTTTCTGGCAGAGATTCTGGAACCCCGCGCACGCGAGTTATTCACCATGCTGCGTGACAATCTTCGCCAGGGTGGCGTGCTGGAAGCTCTTGGAACCGGCGCCGTGTTGACCGGTGGCGGTGCAAAACTGGCAGGGCTGCTGGATGTGGCCGAAAGCCTGCTACGCACACCGGCACGCGTAGGATCACCGGTGCCGCTGTCGCGTATGCCGCAGGAACTCGCCGGACCGGAGTTTGCTACGGCCATCGGAATGCTGCTGTACACCCATCGCACACAGGTGCGCCGCGCCAGCGAAGAGATGGGTTTGAAGCAGAAGCTGAAATCTCTGTTTGCCGGCAGCTTTTAG
- a CDS encoding type II toxin-antitoxin system RelE/ParE family toxin encodes MKLYSVEFSRRADSQLEKLYRFLLQKTDERIVLRYMEDLVSFCMELSRFPHRGNIYAELGEDVRVIGFRRSVSVQFRVRETRVQVLNIAYRGEDYAAFFEKNRP; translated from the coding sequence GTGAAGCTTTATTCCGTTGAATTTTCCAGGCGTGCCGACAGCCAGCTTGAGAAGCTATATCGCTTCCTCCTACAAAAGACAGACGAGCGCATTGTGTTGCGTTATATGGAGGATCTGGTTTCATTTTGCATGGAACTCAGCCGCTTTCCCCATCGAGGCAACATCTATGCCGAGCTTGGCGAAGACGTCCGAGTCATAGGCTTTCGAAGAAGCGTAAGTGTGCAGTTCCGCGTACGCGAAACCAGGGTGCAGGTACTGAACATCGCTTATCGAGGCGAAGATTATGCGGCTTTCTTCGAGAAAAACCGCCCATAG
- a CDS encoding sugar porter family MFS transporter codes for MQINAQVIRATAVAGLGGLLFGFDTVVVSGTNASLTALYHLSPSGLGFTVASALIGTVIGALTAGIPGQRLGRRDSLRIMAALYFVAALGCAFAWSWPSLIVFRVLSGLAIGGSSVLGPMYISELSPTQYRGRLVGFFQVNIVVGVLIAYLSNYLIGALKLGATEWRWQLGVAAIPAALFVVALFGIPRSPRWLAMMGRREEALKVLNLIGDPDPEKRLQRIEQEINEERAVAHMPLFRKAHARGIFVAVTVGAFTQFSGINAILYYLSDIFRLSGSTSLSSAGQSVAVGATNLVATLIAMSLIDKIGRKKLLLTGTFGLVICLFLVGLVFHMDSHKTLLVWLLMAYIACFAFSQGAVVWVYISEVFPTAVRAKGQALGSSSHWIFNAIISYAFPVMLRRSSAATFWFFSAMMVLDLVLVSTLYPETSNVSLEDISAHLSH; via the coding sequence ATGCAGATCAATGCGCAGGTAATACGCGCAACAGCAGTGGCCGGTCTCGGCGGCTTGCTCTTTGGCTTTGACACGGTTGTAGTTTCCGGCACCAACGCCTCTTTGACAGCGCTTTATCACCTGTCGCCGAGCGGACTCGGCTTTACCGTAGCTTCCGCACTGATTGGCACCGTGATTGGCGCCCTGACCGCAGGTATTCCGGGCCAACGGCTGGGCCGCCGCGACAGCCTGCGGATCATGGCTGCGCTGTACTTCGTTGCCGCACTGGGCTGCGCCTTTGCGTGGAGCTGGCCCTCGCTGATCGTCTTCCGCGTCCTTAGCGGCCTGGCAATCGGCGGCTCCAGCGTGCTGGGTCCCATGTACATCTCTGAGCTTTCGCCGACGCAGTACCGTGGACGTCTGGTGGGATTCTTCCAGGTGAACATTGTCGTCGGCGTCCTGATCGCCTACCTGTCGAACTACCTGATCGGCGCGCTGAAGCTTGGTGCAACCGAATGGCGCTGGCAATTAGGCGTGGCGGCGATTCCGGCTGCGCTGTTCGTTGTGGCGCTGTTTGGCATTCCGCGCAGCCCACGCTGGCTGGCCATGATGGGCCGCAGGGAAGAAGCCCTGAAAGTGCTGAACCTGATTGGCGATCCCGATCCGGAAAAGCGTCTGCAGCGTATTGAACAGGAAATCAACGAAGAGCGCGCCGTGGCCCATATGCCGCTCTTCCGCAAGGCACACGCCCGCGGCATCTTTGTGGCGGTGACGGTTGGTGCGTTCACGCAGTTTTCCGGCATCAACGCCATCCTGTATTACCTGAGCGACATCTTCCGGCTCTCCGGCTCTACCAGCCTTTCGAGCGCGGGGCAGTCTGTGGCCGTGGGCGCGACAAACCTGGTGGCAACGCTGATTGCGATGTCGCTGATCGACAAGATCGGTCGCAAGAAACTGCTGCTGACTGGCACATTTGGCCTTGTGATCTGTCTGTTCCTGGTAGGCCTGGTCTTTCACATGGATTCACACAAGACTCTGCTGGTGTGGCTGCTGATGGCGTACATCGCATGTTTTGCGTTCTCGCAGGGAGCCGTGGTGTGGGTATACATCAGCGAAGTCTTCCCGACTGCGGTTCGCGCTAAGGGGCAGGCCCTGGGAAGCTCATCGCACTGGATATTCAACGCGATCATTTCGTACGCGTTCCCAGTGATGCTGCGTCGCTCCAGCGCCGCGACCTTCTGGTTCTTCTCGGCCATGATGGTGTTGGACCTGGTGCTTGTGAGCACCCTGTATCCGGAGACAAGCAATGTATCGCTGGAAGACATTTCAGCGCATCTGAGCCACTAG
- the ftsZ gene encoding cell division protein FtsZ — protein sequence MMPDEDLRIHYHDDMQRGARIKVIGVGGGGNNAVNRMIAAGVEGVEFIAANTDVQALKTSMAPVKLQLGVKLTSGLGAGANPDVGRRAALEDSDKIIEALEGADMVFVTTGLGGGTGTGAAPVIASLASEMGALTVAVVTRPFSFEGKRRMMQAERGLQELLEAVDTVIVIPNEKLLAVAKDAGFFESFRIADDVLRQGVQGISDIITIPGIINRDFADVKTTMAGMGYAVMATGVRSGDNRAREAAQAAMASPLLEAGAIDGARGILINITGSSSLKLSEVNDAAVLIQDAAHEDANIIFGAVQDEKMGDEIKITVIATGFKEPKQDGLERRERLLEPGPARSVAAAEQGYVPPIQPRYVAPPPAPVQHQAPPPQPAAPPVRTVPQQTFPVAQPTFGTPTPVAQQPQNFVPQSAETPQAQAFSAQPQPIRTESAPVFHAEPQTPAATANPIFTTSPEPPQTFSRQQDPSELVPVPASVFDDDFFLRPRRTEDGTHPTEEPTLRTDVRVPTFSGQAPAEPQEEHDELDIPAFLRRGSL from the coding sequence ATGATGCCCGATGAAGATCTGCGAATCCACTACCACGACGACATGCAGCGCGGCGCGCGGATCAAGGTCATCGGCGTAGGCGGCGGCGGAAACAACGCTGTCAATCGCATGATCGCCGCAGGCGTGGAGGGCGTGGAGTTCATCGCCGCGAACACTGATGTGCAGGCTCTGAAGACTTCGATGGCGCCGGTCAAGCTGCAGCTTGGCGTGAAGCTCACCAGCGGCCTGGGCGCAGGTGCAAACCCTGACGTGGGCCGCCGCGCCGCACTGGAAGATTCAGACAAGATCATCGAAGCCCTGGAAGGCGCGGACATGGTCTTCGTCACCACCGGCCTTGGCGGAGGCACCGGCACCGGTGCGGCACCAGTTATCGCATCGCTGGCCAGCGAAATGGGTGCGCTCACTGTTGCTGTCGTCACGCGGCCCTTCTCCTTTGAAGGCAAGCGCCGCATGATGCAGGCGGAACGCGGCCTGCAGGAACTTCTGGAAGCCGTCGATACCGTCATTGTGATTCCGAACGAAAAACTGCTGGCCGTTGCAAAGGACGCGGGCTTCTTCGAGTCCTTCCGCATTGCCGACGATGTGCTGCGTCAGGGCGTGCAGGGCATTTCTGACATCATCACCATTCCCGGCATCATCAACCGCGACTTTGCCGATGTGAAGACCACCATGGCGGGCATGGGATATGCCGTGATGGCCACCGGCGTCCGCAGCGGCGACAACCGCGCGCGCGAAGCTGCCCAGGCTGCCATGGCATCGCCCCTGCTGGAGGCGGGTGCCATCGACGGCGCACGCGGCATCCTCATCAACATTACCGGCTCGTCCTCGCTCAAGCTCAGCGAAGTCAACGACGCAGCCGTGCTCATCCAGGACGCTGCCCACGAAGATGCCAACATCATCTTCGGCGCAGTACAGGACGAGAAGATGGGCGATGAGATCAAAATTACCGTCATCGCCACCGGCTTCAAGGAGCCGAAGCAGGACGGTCTGGAGCGTCGTGAGCGTCTTCTGGAACCCGGCCCGGCCCGTTCAGTAGCCGCCGCGGAACAGGGTTACGTCCCGCCCATTCAGCCGCGTTACGTGGCACCGCCCCCTGCGCCCGTCCAGCATCAGGCTCCGCCCCCGCAACCTGCAGCACCGCCGGTTCGGACAGTTCCGCAGCAGACATTTCCCGTGGCACAACCTACTTTTGGAACGCCCACTCCGGTAGCGCAACAACCGCAGAATTTTGTGCCGCAATCAGCGGAAACGCCGCAGGCGCAAGCGTTCTCGGCCCAACCGCAGCCCATTCGCACGGAATCTGCTCCTGTCTTCCATGCGGAACCGCAGACGCCTGCCGCTACCGCCAATCCGATCTTCACCACTTCGCCTGAGCCACCGCAGACTTTCTCCAGACAGCAGGACCCCTCGGAACTGGTGCCTGTGCCGGCCAGCGTCTTTGACGACGACTTTTTCCTTCGCCCGCGTCGCACGGAAGACGGCACTCACCCGACGGAAGAACCCACACTGCGCACCGACGTCCGCGTACCGACTTTTTCAGGACAAGCGCCCGCCGAACCGCAGGAAGAGCACGACGAACTCGACATTCCCGCATTTTTGCGCCGGGGAAGCCTGTAA